The stretch of DNA TGAATCCTTTTCGGGCTCAGAATCATTTGAAGGCTCAAATTTACTAGAAGTATCGTTTTTATTCGATATTTCTTCTCCTGGAACAATCCCTGTCTTCTTTGTTTCCTCATTACAGCCATACAAAGCCATTATGAGTAAACCAGTCAAGATGAGTTGTTTCTTACTCATTCTGATACCGCCTCTCTAAGGTATTTGTCCATGTATAAGGAATTAGCCGACCATTCCGCCGATCTTGGAAACGATTTTACCGATCAAATCTCCGATTGCCCCAGATTGTCCACTTACTGCTGTCGAGATAATCCCTAATACTAAAATCAATAATGCTGCCAGCCCTAACCATTCAAGTGATTGTGCACCTTTTTCGTTTTTCACCGGTACTACGATATTCATCCATGCGTTCATTAATAAGTTTTTCATTTTGTTTTCTCTCCTCTGAGCTTGTTTTTTTATTGGAATAAATCAAAAATGCCTTTGTTTTGGTTGAACATATTTATCATCATCAAGCCTCCGATTAATACGAGCGAAGATGGCAGAACCAAAAATGTCGTAACGAGTGTTACTTTTGGTGAAGCTTTCGCCGCCTTCTCTTTAATCATCTCTTTCTTCAACTTTCGCATTTCTTCGGCTTGTTGTTTGAAAGTATCTGCAATTGGTACACCCAATCGCTCGCCTTGAATCAAGGACTTTATCAATATTTGAAACTCTTTTGAATCATTACGGACAAGTAACGTCCGATAGGCTTCCGCTCGCGGTACACCAACGTTAATTTCCTGAATGAATCGTCCGAATTCCTCTTTCACTGGTCCTTCAAAATACGGAACAATGTCACGAATTGCTTGATCCATCGCGACCCCAGCCTGCAAAGTAACGCTCATCGTATCCAGAAAATCCGGTAACTGATACGAAATTTCCTCCTGGCGATTTTTCGCTTTGGAGCGAATCCACATAATCGC from Paenisporosarcina sp. FSL H8-0542 encodes:
- a CDS encoding type II secretion system F family protein; translation: MDGIIALSVLLSIIFVGIALHSLFVYWRERKALKEQVEESLFIYDTFHRKITRKEKLVAKMFKFADDFADLGQRINFFSENEEVKKWLIQAGYPYELTVERFQGLKIFLMIVGFFAGGISLILLLPFSQFMIILLPIFGYMSAIMWIRSKAKNRQEEISYQLPDFLDTMSVTLQAGVAMDQAIRDIVPYFEGPVKEEFGRFIQEINVGVPRAEAYRTLLVRNDSKEFQILIKSLIQGERLGVPIADTFKQQAEEMRKLKKEMIKEKAAKASPKVTLVTTFLVLPSSLVLIGGLMMINMFNQNKGIFDLFQ